A genomic window from Scatophagus argus isolate fScaArg1 chromosome 17, fScaArg1.pri, whole genome shotgun sequence includes:
- the erf gene encoding ETS domain-containing transcription factor ERF: MKTPGESGFAFPEWAYKPESSPGSRQIQLWHFILELLRKEEYHDVIAWQGDYGEFVIKDPDEVARLWGARKCKPQMNYDKLSRALRYYYNKRILHKTKGKRFTYKFNFNKLVLVNYPFIDMGSGRGVPQSAPPVPSGGTHFRFPPSTPSEVLSSSEELRSPGMFSTVARRMARGSVSDCSDGTSTNSELEEAAGSDERGVGPERAFRGLLPPRMPHESLFRVYAGGPNPAGLARPAPRVHPEPLSPFPVSPLPGPGSLLAPTLSPALSMTPTPHLSYTPSPSLSSPMMGSHFSFNPEDMKHYLQAHTQSVYNYHLSPRAFLHYPNIVIPQPHRPTLEKPAAHHLHGPPLSLAHSLREQQGAGEEQQHPSPFKFKLQPPPLGRKQREAGSSLAASSSSSQSSSFTGSGQITNTGPPKIKVEPISDIESEEEVEVTDISEEDELNHNEEDDEGDIFTPTAGHHHHQFNNHHRANGNGSSLSAPPHSNAEDDPDDDEEVFKTPATPPIGGSGSLAFPLIGLKSDPGQAAPISPGGTRCIPLKLRFKRRWSEDQKMEADGERDEAEDKKVRAEGEEEVEGKREEAGRRVGEVENGGGRAGGGVMLGLMLPPPPTQRRASSELQRATAQLSLENTGC; this comes from the exons GGTTCGCCTTCCCAGAATGGGCCTACAAGCCTGAGTCAAGCCCAGGCTCCAGACAGATCCAGCTGTGGCACTTCAtcctggagctgctgaggaAAGAGGAGTACCACGACGTCATCGCTTGGCAGGGAGACTATGGAGAGTTTGTCATCAAGGACCCGGACGAGGTGGCCCGTCTGTGGGGGGCCAGGAAGTGTAAACCACAGATGAACTATGACAAGCTCAGCCGGGCGCTAAG ATACTACTACAACAAAAGGATCCTCCACAAAACCAAAGGGAAGAGGTTCACCTACAAGTTCAACTTCAACAAACTAGTGCTGGTCAACTACCCCTTCATCGACATGGGCTCcg GTCGAGGGGTTCCTCAAAGTGCTCCGCCTGTGCCAAGCGGAGGCACCCACTTCCGTTTCCCCCCCTCCACGCCGTCAGAAGTTCTGTCATCCAGCGAGGAGCTGCGCAGCCCAGGCATGTTCAGCACCGTGGCTCGCCGCATGGCCCGCGGCTCTGTGAGCGACTGCAGCGACGGCACCTCCACCAACTCGGAGCTGGAGGAGGCCGCGGGGTCTGATGAACGAGGCGTGGGGCCTGAGAGGGCCTTCAGAGGCCTGCTTCCTCCCCGCATGCCTCATGAGTCTCTCTTCAGGGTCTATGCCGGTGGCCCAAACCCAGCAGGTCTTGCCAGACCTGCCCCCAGGGTCCACCCAGAGCCTCTGTCTCCATTTCCTGTGTCACCCCTGCCGGGCCCCGGCAGCCTGCTGGCGCCAACTCTGTCCCCAGCTTTGTCCatgacccccaccccccacctgTCTTACaccccctctccttctctgtcctctcccatGATGGGCTCCCACTTCTCCTTCAACCCGGAGGACATGAAGCACTACCTGCAGGCCCACACCCAGTCTGTCTACAACTACCACCTCAGCCCCCGAGCCTTCCTCCACTACCCCAACATCGTGATCCCTCAGCCCCACCGCCCCACCCTGGAGAAGCCGGCCGCCCATCACCTCCACGGCCCACCCCTGTCACTCGCTCACTCGCTCAGGGAGCAGCAAGGAGCCggtgaggagcagcagcatccATCACCGTTCAAGTTCAAGCTGCAGCCGCCTCCACTTGGGCgcaaacagagagaagcagggagCTCATTggctgcttcctcttcctccagccaGTCCTCCTCATTCACTGGATCTGGTCAGATAACCAACACGGGGCCTCCCAAGATCAAG GTGGAGCCCATATCAGACATTGAGTcagaagaagaggtggaggtgacTGATATTAGTGAGGAAGATGAGCTCAATCACaatgaagaggatgatgaaggtGACATCTTCACCCCAACAGCTGGtcaccatcaccatcagttCAACAACCATCACCGAGCTAATGGAAATGGGAGCAGCCTTTCCGCCCCTCCACACAGTAACGCTGAAGATGATCCTGACGATGATGAGGAGGTCTTCAAGACTCCCGCCACTCCTCCCATTGGCGGCAGCGGCAGCCTGGCCTTCCCTCTGATTGGCCTGAAGAGCGATCCTGGTCAGGCAGCTCCCATCAGCCCCGGAGGTACGCGCTGCATCCCACTCAAACTCCGCTTCAAACGCCGCTGGAGCGAAGACCAGAAGATGGAGGCGGACGGAGAGAGGGATGAGGCGGAGGACAAGAAAGTGAgggctgagggagaggaggaggtagaggggaagagggaggaggcaggcaggagggtgggggaggtggagaacgggggaggaagagcaggaggaggtgttATGTTGGGGTTGATGCTGCCACCGCCTCCCACCCAACGCAGAGCGagctcagagctgcagagggCTACAGCACAGCTGTCTCTGGAAAACACTGGCTGCTGA